The following proteins are encoded in a genomic region of Mycolicibacterium rutilum:
- a CDS encoding nitroreductase family deazaflavin-dependent oxidoreductase: MGIPEVRPDPPSPLIRYGARFFSIAPGRWFLRRVGWRLDRALITATDGHLSMSATRPEVLLTHIGAKSGKQYSTPLTYFTDAGRVIVIASNYGDTRHPGWFHNVKAHSRVTLAARGYRGAFIGEEITGAERDRLFELAKQFMPNYADYEKRSGGRRIPVIAFTEAGTE; the protein is encoded by the coding sequence GTGGGCATCCCCGAGGTACGACCCGACCCGCCGTCGCCGCTGATCCGCTACGGCGCCCGGTTCTTCAGCATCGCGCCGGGTCGCTGGTTCCTGCGCCGCGTCGGCTGGCGGCTCGACCGCGCGCTGATCACCGCGACGGACGGGCATCTGTCGATGTCGGCGACCCGTCCCGAGGTGCTGCTGACCCACATCGGCGCCAAGTCCGGCAAGCAGTACAGCACCCCGCTGACCTACTTCACCGACGCCGGACGGGTGATCGTGATCGCCTCGAATTACGGCGACACGCGGCATCCGGGCTGGTTCCACAACGTCAAGGCCCATTCCCGCGTCACGTTGGCGGCCCGCGGCTACCGCGGCGCCTTCATCGGCGAGGAGATCACCGGAGCCGAACGCGACCGGCTGTTCGAGTTGGCCAAGCAGTTCATGCCGAACTACGCCGACTACGAGAAGCGCAGCGGCGGCCGTCGCATCCCGGTCATCGCCTTCACCGAAGCCGGCACCGAGTGA
- a CDS encoding DJ-1/PfpI family protein, translating to MQIAIMVYPGFTALDFIGPYEVLRNLPGAEVRFVWHEPGPITADSGVLLIGATHSFDETPSPDIVLIPGGLTSFEHARDEKVLDWVRRAHATSTWTTSVCSGSVILAAAGVLKGRRATSHWMALPMLKPFGVQTVGDQRIVHDDKVLTAAGVSAGIDLGMWLFGQIAGDAKARAVQLVIEYDPQPPYDSGHLSKASAATKATASALLSRDTARNGQLTAPVALLWDAAIGRVRKKAASAR from the coding sequence ATGCAGATCGCGATCATGGTGTACCCCGGCTTCACCGCGCTCGACTTCATCGGGCCCTACGAGGTGCTGCGCAACCTGCCCGGCGCCGAGGTGCGGTTCGTCTGGCACGAACCGGGACCGATCACCGCGGACTCCGGTGTGCTGCTGATCGGCGCGACGCATTCGTTCGACGAGACCCCGTCGCCCGACATCGTGCTGATCCCTGGCGGGCTGACGAGCTTCGAGCACGCCCGCGACGAGAAGGTGCTCGACTGGGTGCGACGCGCCCACGCGACGTCGACGTGGACGACGTCGGTGTGCTCGGGTTCGGTGATCCTCGCGGCGGCAGGCGTGCTGAAGGGCCGCCGCGCGACGTCGCACTGGATGGCGCTGCCGATGCTTAAGCCGTTCGGCGTCCAGACCGTCGGCGACCAGCGCATCGTGCACGACGACAAGGTGCTGACCGCGGCGGGGGTGTCGGCGGGCATCGACCTCGGCATGTGGCTGTTCGGGCAGATCGCCGGCGACGCGAAGGCCAGGGCCGTGCAGCTGGTCATCGAGTACGACCCGCAGCCGCCGTACGACTCCGGGCACCTGTCGAAGGCGTCGGCCGCGACCAAGGCGACCGCGTCGGCGCTGCTCAGCCGCGACACCGCCAGGAACGGGCAGCTGACGGCGCCGGTGGCGCTGCTGTGGGACGCCGCGATCGGTCGGGTCCGTAAGAAGGCGGCCTCCGCCCGGTAG
- a CDS encoding GlxA family transcriptional regulator, translated as MRSVVILGYPGVQALDLVGPFEVFTAAAMLLQDAGKEGYQVRIVSSGGEPVTTGTGLALLAEPLPDPRGVIDTVVLPGGFGLDDARRDADVVAWVRAVAQHARRVVSVCTGAFLAAEAGLLDGCRATTHWAFADRLAGEFPSVTVDPDPIFVRSNERTWTAAGVTAGIDLALSLVEDDHGTDTAQTVARWLVMYLRRPGGQTQFAAPVWMPRAKRAPIREVQEAIEAEPAAAHSIADLARRAAMSPRHFTRVFTDEVGEAPGTYVERIRTEAARRQLEETDDTVTAIAARCGFGSAETLRRNFVRRLGISPDQYRKTFA; from the coding sequence ATGCGATCGGTGGTGATCCTCGGTTACCCGGGCGTGCAGGCGCTCGACCTGGTCGGCCCGTTCGAGGTGTTCACCGCGGCCGCGATGCTGCTGCAGGACGCGGGCAAAGAGGGCTACCAGGTCCGCATCGTCTCCTCCGGGGGCGAACCCGTCACCACCGGCACCGGCCTGGCGCTGCTGGCCGAACCGCTGCCCGATCCGCGCGGTGTGATCGACACGGTGGTGCTGCCGGGCGGATTCGGATTGGACGACGCCCGCCGCGACGCCGACGTGGTCGCGTGGGTCCGGGCCGTCGCCCAGCACGCGCGGCGCGTCGTGAGCGTGTGCACCGGAGCGTTCCTGGCCGCCGAGGCCGGTCTGCTCGACGGCTGTCGGGCGACGACGCACTGGGCGTTCGCCGACCGGCTGGCCGGCGAATTCCCTTCCGTGACAGTCGATCCGGATCCGATCTTCGTGCGCAGCAACGAGCGCACCTGGACCGCGGCGGGCGTGACCGCGGGCATCGACCTGGCACTGTCGTTGGTCGAGGACGACCACGGCACCGACACCGCCCAGACCGTCGCGCGCTGGCTGGTGATGTATCTGCGCAGGCCCGGCGGGCAGACCCAGTTCGCCGCGCCGGTGTGGATGCCCCGCGCGAAACGCGCCCCGATCCGCGAGGTGCAGGAGGCCATCGAGGCCGAACCCGCCGCCGCGCACAGCATCGCCGACCTGGCCCGCCGCGCGGCGATGAGCCCGCGGCACTTCACCAGGGTGTTCACCGACGAGGTCGGCGAGGCGCCGGGGACCTACGTCGAACGGATCCGCACCGAGGCCGCTCGTCGCCAACTCGAGGAGACCGACGACACGGTCACCGCGATCGCCGCCCGCTGCGGCTTCGGTAGCGCGGAAACGTTGCGCCGCAACTTCGTTCGACGGCTCGGCATCTCGCCGGACCAGTACCGCAAAACGTTCGCGTGA
- a CDS encoding TetR/AcrR family transcriptional regulator: MRRLRNTDSRTEQEAAILKAAAEEVSLVGVGRASMDVIARQAGVSRSTLYRRFPSRDALITELGRQTFDFAMARLQTVGIESGAKEAAVAAFCEGLRLLTGEPIMRRFLRLDGDLSAMAGMYDEAEEFLQSASAGMAKALRAAGATMSDEDLLAVCELHIRLATSLAQVRTPVLDVRDDAAVRAYAVKHLAPLVW, from the coding sequence ATGCGACGGCTCCGCAACACCGACAGCCGCACCGAACAGGAGGCGGCCATCCTCAAGGCCGCCGCCGAGGAAGTGTCGCTGGTCGGCGTCGGCCGCGCCAGCATGGACGTCATCGCGCGGCAGGCCGGCGTCAGCCGCAGCACGCTGTACCGCCGATTTCCCAGCCGCGACGCGCTGATCACCGAACTCGGCAGGCAGACCTTCGATTTCGCGATGGCCCGGCTGCAGACGGTGGGCATCGAGTCGGGGGCGAAAGAGGCCGCGGTCGCCGCGTTCTGCGAGGGTCTGCGGCTGCTGACCGGCGAGCCGATCATGCGCCGGTTCCTGCGGCTCGACGGCGACCTGTCGGCGATGGCGGGCATGTACGACGAAGCCGAGGAGTTCTTGCAGAGCGCGTCGGCGGGGATGGCCAAGGCGCTGCGCGCGGCCGGGGCGACCATGTCCGACGAAGACCTGCTGGCGGTGTGCGAACTGCACATCCGGCTGGCCACCTCGCTGGCCCAGGTACGCACCCCGGTGCTCGACGTCCGCGACGACGCCGCCGTGCGGGCGTACGCGGTCAAACACCTGGCGCCCCTCGTGTGGTGA
- a CDS encoding oxygenase MpaB family protein, whose protein sequence is MTETAEAPPVQRTTGIVRPKVMAEFRKHSGSTFGGFFGAAAFDEVALVPVAAAVDKTGRFEANFADRGVRSGFSAFLAIWGDPHDRAAEGERLKRLHREVRGRGAGAFADVRYSALDPHLWNWIAVSGLFVVLNSFTPCTGITMTPAEKDAAYLQLLEAFRSLELPGKNAKLPASYAEAVRYYDDMVATGLQGNPFLRRVTDRLTKLPLPTLMLPPAVRLALTPPWLLVRPVAGRVVKICSFGILHPGVRELTGFGWDARHEREFELYTRALQVAWRVLPDKLKLIPLARNRIEYEKLVRFHRSVALDSFAPPAGCPAR, encoded by the coding sequence ATGACCGAGACAGCCGAAGCACCACCTGTTCAGCGGACAACCGGGATCGTGCGGCCGAAGGTCATGGCCGAGTTCCGCAAACACAGCGGCAGCACGTTCGGCGGATTCTTCGGCGCGGCGGCCTTCGACGAGGTGGCGCTGGTCCCGGTCGCCGCGGCGGTCGACAAGACCGGCCGATTCGAGGCCAACTTCGCTGATCGAGGGGTGCGAAGCGGGTTCTCGGCGTTCCTGGCGATCTGGGGTGACCCGCACGACCGCGCGGCCGAGGGGGAGCGGCTCAAACGGCTGCACCGCGAGGTCCGCGGCCGCGGCGCCGGGGCCTTCGCCGACGTGCGCTACAGCGCGCTCGACCCGCACCTGTGGAACTGGATCGCGGTCAGCGGGTTGTTCGTGGTGTTGAACTCGTTCACCCCGTGCACCGGGATCACCATGACGCCGGCCGAGAAGGACGCCGCGTACCTGCAACTGCTCGAGGCCTTCCGGTCGCTGGAACTGCCCGGCAAGAACGCCAAACTGCCCGCTAGCTATGCCGAGGCCGTGCGGTACTACGACGACATGGTTGCCACCGGTCTGCAGGGCAACCCGTTCCTGCGCCGGGTCACTGACAGGCTGACCAAGCTGCCACTGCCGACGCTGATGCTCCCGCCCGCGGTGCGCCTGGCGCTGACGCCGCCGTGGCTGCTGGTGCGGCCCGTCGCCGGCCGGGTGGTGAAAATCTGCTCGTTCGGCATCCTGCATCCCGGGGTCCGCGAGCTCACCGGCTTCGGCTGGGACGCCCGCCACGAACGCGAGTTCGAGCTCTACACCCGCGCGCTGCAGGTGGCGTGGCGGGTGCTGCCCGACAAGCTGAAGCTGATTCCGTTGGCGCGCAACCGGATCGAGTACGAGAAACTGGTCCGCTTTCACCGCTCGGTCGCACTCGACTCGTTCGCCCCGCCCGCCGGCTGCCCGGCGCGCTGA
- a CDS encoding o-succinylbenzoate synthase: MPDLDEIIDRLHVVALPMRVRFRGITVREVALIDGPAGWGEFGAFAEYEPPEAAHWLASALEAAYQPPPATVRDRIPINATVPAVTADRVPEVLARFPGARTAKVKVAEPGQSLVDDVARVDAVRAVVPTVRVDANGGWSVDEAATAATALTADGPLEYLEQPCATVAELAELRRRVDVPIAADESIRKADDPLRVVRENAADVAVLKVAPLGGVDAMLRIAAQIDIPIVVSSALDSAVGIGRGLLAAAALPRLQHACGLGTGGLFVDDVAAPRRPDDGYLPVASVVPEPARLEALAATPQRRQWWIDRVAACLPLIH, translated from the coding sequence ATGCCGGACCTCGACGAGATCATCGACCGTCTGCACGTCGTCGCGCTGCCGATGCGAGTCCGGTTCCGGGGCATCACCGTTCGCGAGGTCGCCTTGATCGACGGGCCGGCCGGCTGGGGAGAGTTCGGTGCCTTCGCCGAGTACGAGCCGCCCGAGGCCGCCCACTGGCTGGCATCCGCGTTGGAGGCGGCCTACCAGCCGCCACCCGCCACCGTGCGCGATCGGATCCCGATCAATGCGACAGTGCCCGCCGTGACCGCCGACCGGGTGCCCGAGGTGCTGGCCCGGTTCCCCGGCGCGCGCACCGCCAAGGTCAAGGTCGCCGAGCCCGGGCAGTCGTTGGTCGACGACGTGGCCCGCGTCGATGCGGTCCGCGCCGTCGTGCCGACCGTGCGCGTCGACGCCAACGGCGGCTGGAGCGTCGACGAAGCAGCAACCGCCGCAACGGCTTTGACCGCCGACGGCCCGCTCGAGTACCTGGAACAGCCCTGCGCGACGGTCGCCGAACTGGCCGAGTTGCGGCGCCGGGTGGACGTCCCGATCGCCGCCGACGAGAGCATCCGCAAGGCCGACGACCCGCTGCGGGTGGTCCGCGAGAACGCCGCCGACGTCGCGGTCCTCAAGGTCGCCCCGCTCGGCGGCGTCGACGCGATGCTGCGCATCGCCGCGCAGATCGACATCCCGATCGTGGTCTCCAGCGCGCTCGACTCCGCGGTCGGCATCGGCCGGGGACTGCTCGCCGCCGCGGCGCTTCCGCGGCTGCAGCACGCGTGCGGACTGGGCACCGGCGGCCTGTTCGTCGACGACGTCGCAGCGCCGCGCCGGCCCGATGATGGGTATCTACCGGTCGCGTCCGTCGTCCCCGAGCCGGCGCGGCTCGAGGCACTGGCCGCGACGCCGCAGCGGCGGCAGTGGTGGATCGACCGGGTCGCCGCCTGCCTGCCGCTGATCCATTGA
- a CDS encoding pentapeptide repeat-containing protein: protein MSVRSYVIAGVSVVAAGFVSAGPAAPPATPPASGAPAVLAAAVSPVVPAPAPAPSPGPGLATAAAADTGTVTALAPAAADRPGIQLSFLTGTPPNLGAGNIGGFNAGINNTGVANIGNSNEGDFNIGTDNVGDFNIGSVNDGDFNIGFGNRGDFNVGLNNDGIRNFGVGNRGSLNLGVGNVGTLNAGFFNTGTGNVGFFNTGDYTIGIANIGLRYAPPRATTPADEPDVTDEPDVTENAVSTSRKSTSGTNAATAGTSTSTAGASTARAKANNNATNADDDKPAAASTDKPDNDSNAD from the coding sequence GTGTCCGTTCGTTCGTATGTGATCGCGGGTGTGTCGGTGGTTGCCGCCGGGTTCGTCTCGGCCGGACCCGCCGCCCCGCCCGCCACGCCGCCCGCGTCGGGTGCGCCCGCGGTGCTGGCCGCGGCGGTCTCGCCCGTCGTGCCCGCGCCGGCGCCTGCGCCATCACCGGGACCGGGGCTGGCTACCGCGGCCGCCGCCGACACCGGCACGGTCACCGCGCTCGCACCGGCCGCCGCGGATCGGCCGGGCATCCAGCTCAGCTTCCTCACCGGCACACCGCCGAATCTGGGAGCGGGCAACATCGGCGGATTCAACGCCGGCATCAACAACACCGGTGTGGCCAACATCGGCAACAGCAACGAGGGCGACTTCAACATCGGCACCGACAACGTCGGTGACTTCAACATCGGCTCGGTCAACGACGGCGACTTCAACATCGGCTTCGGCAACCGCGGCGACTTCAACGTCGGGCTGAACAACGACGGGATCCGCAACTTCGGCGTCGGCAACCGCGGCTCGCTGAACCTCGGCGTCGGCAACGTCGGGACGCTCAACGCGGGCTTCTTCAACACCGGCACCGGCAACGTCGGGTTCTTCAACACCGGCGACTACACGATCGGGATCGCCAACATCGGGTTGCGCTACGCGCCGCCCCGGGCGACGACGCCGGCCGACGAGCCAGACGTGACCGACGAACCGGACGTGACCGAGAACGCGGTCAGCACCTCGCGCAAGTCGACCTCGGGTACGAACGCCGCGACAGCGGGTACCTCCACCTCGACGGCCGGCGCATCGACCGCGCGCGCCAAGGCGAACAACAACGCCACGAACGCGGACGACGACAAGCCCGCCGCCGCGAGCACCGACAAGCCGGACAACGACAGCAACGCTGACTGA
- a CDS encoding TspO/MBR family protein, which yields MQSKTLIPSAAAVLATGVVGGLASRPAQSGWFKRLRKPPYQPPRQVFPIVWNALYADIATVSASTLDELERQGRTEERRRYIAALGANLVLNASWSWLFFNQRRLGTAAVAAGVLAASSADLTRRATAARGKAAAPLALYPLWCAFATVLSSHIWLLNRR from the coding sequence GTGCAATCGAAGACGCTGATCCCATCGGCGGCGGCCGTGCTGGCCACCGGGGTCGTCGGCGGGCTGGCCAGCAGGCCCGCACAGTCCGGGTGGTTCAAGCGGTTGCGCAAACCGCCGTATCAACCTCCGCGGCAAGTGTTTCCGATTGTGTGGAACGCGCTCTACGCCGACATCGCGACGGTGTCGGCATCGACGCTCGACGAGCTGGAACGCCAGGGACGCACCGAGGAGCGGCGGCGCTACATCGCCGCCCTCGGCGCGAACCTGGTGCTCAACGCCAGCTGGTCGTGGCTGTTCTTCAACCAGCGCCGACTGGGCACCGCCGCGGTGGCCGCCGGCGTGCTGGCCGCCAGCAGCGCCGATCTGACCCGCCGCGCCACCGCGGCGCGCGGTAAGGCCGCAGCACCGCTGGCGCTGTATCCGCTGTGGTGTGCGTTCGCGACCGTGCTGTCCTCGCACATCTGGTTACTGAACCGCCGATGA
- a CDS encoding SOUL family heme-binding protein, whose translation MKLFEIPRQTVEGVLSLVGIRVGTEEPHYLSTELTGRVQIRRYGPRIAAETTVEADEERARNIGFRRLAGYIFGANHRNESIAMTAPVTQSDTIAMTAPVTQSRDGHRSTIRFYMPSKWTMDTLPAPDDDAVRLVPVPGETVAVLRFSGDRSPRTVESHTAELLEVLRANDIEPTGAPQAWFYDPPWTLPFRRRNEIAVAVSA comes from the coding sequence ATGAAGCTCTTCGAGATCCCCCGCCAGACCGTCGAGGGCGTGCTGTCGCTCGTCGGCATCCGCGTCGGCACCGAGGAACCGCACTACCTGTCGACGGAGCTGACCGGCCGCGTGCAGATCCGCCGATACGGCCCGCGGATCGCGGCCGAGACCACGGTCGAGGCCGACGAGGAACGCGCCCGCAACATCGGGTTCCGCCGCCTGGCCGGCTACATCTTCGGCGCCAACCACCGCAACGAGTCGATCGCGATGACCGCGCCGGTCACCCAGAGCGACACGATCGCGATGACGGCGCCGGTCACCCAGAGCCGCGACGGGCACCGCTCCACCATCCGGTTCTACATGCCGTCGAAGTGGACCATGGACACGCTGCCCGCCCCCGACGACGACGCCGTGCGGCTGGTCCCGGTCCCCGGCGAGACGGTGGCGGTGCTGCGCTTCAGCGGCGACCGCAGCCCGCGCACCGTCGAGTCACATACCGCCGAACTGCTCGAGGTGCTGCGCGCCAACGACATCGAGCCCACGGGTGCGCCCCAGGCCTGGTTCTATGACCCGCCGTGGACGCTGCCGTTCCGGCGCCGCAACGAGATCGCCGTCGCGGTGAGCGCCTAG
- a CDS encoding long-chain-fatty-acid--CoA ligase, giving the protein MSNPPEPQFLDERLAYWAETKPDSEAMTYFERTWTWAEWNDRVRRLAGALQQRGIKRGDVVSFLDMNHPACVELTLAAASLGAANAIFNFRLAADELDYVINDSGAKLMIVGRDFAPTIDKIRDRLTAVEEIILLTPEGGDGDEYEALLAASEPVGRDDDVTPDDVAIIMYSSGTTGRPKGVQITQANLIAHTINAHHAWTFDEGDKNMVSMPLFHVGGSSYVQFGIYDGMPSVMTREVDGASLAGAILKGANRTFLVPAVLAKVLEAGEDAVKLFGALKTFVYGASPMPLPLLRAALKAWPNTDFIQVYGLTEVCGVISQLLAEDHRSGTEERLVSAGRVIPNAEVRVVDPDTLEDVPTGQQGELWFRTPQLMKGYHNRPEATAEAITADGWFRTGDIGRIDSEGYIFVEDRLKDMIISGGENIYSIEVERVVAEHPAVVDVAVIGVPDDKWGEVVKAVVSVEGEATEDEIITWCRERLASYKCPKSVDITDELPRNPTGKILKKDLRKPYWDGRDRATV; this is encoded by the coding sequence ATGTCGAACCCGCCTGAGCCGCAGTTCCTCGATGAACGGCTCGCGTACTGGGCCGAAACCAAGCCCGACAGCGAAGCGATGACCTACTTCGAGCGCACCTGGACGTGGGCCGAGTGGAACGACCGGGTGCGCCGGCTGGCGGGTGCCCTGCAGCAGCGCGGTATCAAGCGCGGCGACGTGGTGTCCTTTCTGGACATGAACCACCCGGCATGCGTCGAGCTGACGCTCGCGGCGGCGTCGCTGGGTGCGGCGAACGCGATCTTCAACTTCCGGTTGGCCGCCGACGAACTCGACTACGTCATCAACGATTCCGGCGCCAAGCTGATGATTGTCGGACGTGATTTCGCGCCGACGATCGACAAGATCCGCGACCGGCTGACCGCCGTCGAGGAGATCATCCTGCTCACTCCCGAGGGTGGTGACGGCGACGAGTACGAGGCGCTGCTGGCCGCGTCGGAACCGGTGGGACGCGACGACGACGTCACGCCCGACGACGTCGCGATCATCATGTACTCCTCGGGCACGACGGGACGTCCCAAGGGCGTGCAGATCACCCAGGCCAACCTCATCGCGCACACCATCAACGCCCACCACGCGTGGACGTTCGACGAGGGCGACAAGAACATGGTGTCCATGCCGCTGTTCCACGTCGGCGGATCGTCCTATGTGCAGTTCGGCATCTACGACGGGATGCCGTCGGTGATGACCCGCGAGGTCGACGGGGCGTCGCTGGCCGGCGCGATCCTCAAGGGGGCCAACCGCACCTTCCTGGTGCCCGCCGTGCTGGCCAAGGTGCTCGAGGCCGGCGAGGACGCGGTCAAGCTGTTCGGTGCGCTCAAGACGTTCGTGTACGGGGCGTCGCCGATGCCGCTGCCCCTGCTGCGCGCCGCGCTGAAGGCTTGGCCCAACACCGATTTCATCCAGGTCTACGGTCTGACCGAGGTGTGCGGGGTGATCAGCCAGCTGCTGGCTGAGGACCACCGCTCGGGCACCGAGGAACGATTGGTCAGCGCGGGGCGGGTCATCCCGAACGCCGAGGTGCGGGTGGTCGATCCCGACACGCTCGAGGACGTGCCGACCGGCCAGCAGGGTGAATTGTGGTTCCGCACACCGCAGTTGATGAAGGGCTACCACAACAGGCCGGAGGCGACCGCGGAGGCGATCACCGCCGACGGCTGGTTTCGCACCGGTGACATCGGCCGCATCGACTCCGAGGGTTACATCTTCGTCGAGGACCGGCTCAAGGACATGATCATCTCGGGCGGGGAGAACATCTACTCGATCGAGGTCGAGCGGGTCGTCGCCGAGCATCCGGCCGTGGTCGACGTCGCGGTGATCGGGGTGCCCGACGACAAGTGGGGCGAGGTCGTCAAGGCCGTGGTCTCCGTGGAGGGCGAGGCCACCGAGGACGAGATCATCACGTGGTGCCGCGAGCGGCTGGCGTCCTACAAGTGCCCCAAGAGCGTCGACATCACCGACGAGCTGCCCCGCAACCCGACCGGCAAGATCCTGAAAAAGGACCTGCGCAAACCGTATTGGGACGGCCGCGACCGCGCGACGGTGTAG
- a CDS encoding amidohydrolase, which produces MPAADLVLRGTILTVDEKLPTAEALAVSGGRIVAVGARSDVDTWIGPDTEVHDIDGCVLPGLVEAHGHPLMEAIVLSDRMVDIRPVTLPDADLVVAAITAEVGIRGAEGAYLNGWDPLLQNGLPEPTLDWLDRIAPDSPLVIVHNSGHKAFFNSAAARRFNLTRDTPDPKGARYGRDADGDLDGTAEETAAVFSLLAGVINPADYPAMLHAELRRLNQVGLTTCSEMAFDPVFRPVVDQLRGDLTVRLRVYEISNAQMHTDATPDNGDDLFRQVGIKIWVDGSPWIGNIDLSFPYLDTDATRTIGVAPGSCGHANYTREQLTEIVHAYFPNGWPMACHVQGDAGVDTILDVYEDALRRWPREDHRLRLEHVGAIRDDQLRRAHDLGVTCSLFVDQIHYWGDIIVDGLFGAEHGNRWMPCGSAVATGMRISLHNDPPVTPEEPLRNIAVAATRTAPSGRVIGPEQRISVEQAIRAQTLDAAYQLFADDVIGSLEVGKYADMVVLSADPRTVPPEDIADLDVRSTFLAGRKVYSQGY; this is translated from the coding sequence GTGCCTGCCGCTGACCTGGTCCTGCGCGGAACCATCCTGACCGTCGACGAGAAGCTGCCGACCGCCGAGGCGCTCGCGGTGTCCGGCGGCCGCATCGTCGCGGTCGGCGCCCGCAGCGACGTCGACACCTGGATCGGCCCGGACACCGAGGTCCACGACATCGACGGCTGCGTGCTGCCCGGACTCGTCGAGGCGCACGGCCATCCGCTGATGGAGGCGATCGTGCTGTCCGACCGGATGGTCGACATCCGGCCGGTCACGCTGCCCGACGCCGACCTCGTCGTCGCCGCCATCACCGCCGAAGTCGGTATCCGCGGCGCCGAGGGTGCCTACCTCAACGGCTGGGATCCGCTGCTGCAGAACGGTTTACCCGAACCGACCCTGGACTGGCTCGACCGGATCGCGCCCGACAGCCCGCTGGTGATCGTGCACAACTCCGGCCACAAGGCGTTCTTCAACAGCGCCGCCGCGCGCCGCTTCAACCTCACCCGCGACACCCCCGATCCCAAGGGCGCGCGCTACGGCCGCGACGCCGACGGCGACCTCGACGGCACCGCCGAGGAGACCGCCGCGGTGTTCAGCCTGCTGGCCGGTGTCATCAACCCCGCCGACTATCCGGCGATGCTGCACGCCGAACTGCGCCGACTCAACCAGGTCGGGTTGACGACGTGCTCGGAGATGGCGTTCGATCCGGTCTTCCGCCCGGTGGTCGACCAACTGCGCGGCGACCTGACCGTGCGGCTGCGGGTCTACGAGATCTCCAACGCGCAGATGCACACCGACGCGACCCCGGACAACGGTGACGACCTGTTCCGTCAGGTCGGCATCAAGATCTGGGTCGACGGCTCACCGTGGATCGGCAACATCGACCTGTCGTTCCCGTACCTGGACACCGACGCCACCCGCACCATCGGCGTCGCACCCGGCTCGTGCGGCCACGCCAACTACACCCGCGAACAGCTCACCGAGATCGTGCACGCCTACTTCCCGAACGGCTGGCCGATGGCCTGCCACGTGCAGGGCGACGCCGGGGTGGACACCATCCTCGACGTCTACGAGGACGCGTTGCGGCGCTGGCCGCGCGAGGATCACCGGCTGCGGCTCGAACACGTCGGCGCCATCCGCGACGACCAACTGCGGCGCGCCCACGATCTCGGGGTCACCTGCAGCCTGTTCGTCGACCAGATCCACTACTGGGGCGACATCATCGTCGACGGCTTGTTCGGCGCCGAACACGGAAACCGTTGGATGCCTTGTGGATCCGCGGTCGCCACCGGTATGCGGATCTCGCTGCACAACGATCCGCCGGTCACTCCGGAGGAGCCGCTGCGCAACATCGCCGTCGCCGCCACCCGCACCGCGCCCAGCGGCCGGGTGATCGGGCCGGAGCAGCGGATCTCGGTCGAGCAGGCGATCCGGGCGCAGACCCTCGATGCCGCCTACCAGTTGTTCGCCGACGACGTGATCGGTTCGCTGGAGGTGGGCAAGTACGCCGACATGGTGGTGCTGTCGGCCGACCCGCGGACCGTGCCGCCGGAGGACATCGCCGATCTCGACGTGCGGTCCACGTTCCTGGCCGGGCGAAAGGTGTACTCGCAAGGCTACTGA
- a CDS encoding YciI family protein, with the protein MARYMLIMRVAPEAAAEFAEADIDFNEVIEQMGRFNEELVKAGVLLAGEGLTGPEEGFVVDFDSDPPVITDGPYTEAKELFNGFWMIEVSSKEEAKQWARKIPLGKGVKVEVRRVSETSDFPMDNPWIKKEIQWKAELAEKIAAQARAEADKLA; encoded by the coding sequence ATGGCGCGTTACATGCTGATCATGCGGGTGGCCCCCGAGGCTGCGGCCGAGTTCGCCGAGGCCGACATCGACTTCAACGAGGTCATCGAGCAGATGGGCCGGTTCAACGAGGAACTCGTCAAGGCCGGTGTGCTGCTGGCCGGTGAGGGCTTGACCGGGCCCGAGGAGGGTTTCGTCGTCGACTTCGACTCCGACCCGCCCGTCATCACCGACGGCCCGTACACCGAGGCCAAGGAGCTGTTCAACGGGTTCTGGATGATCGAGGTGTCCTCCAAGGAGGAGGCCAAGCAGTGGGCGCGCAAGATCCCGCTGGGCAAGGGCGTCAAGGTCGAGGTGCGACGGGTCTCGGAGACCAGCGATTTCCCGATGGACAATCCGTGGATCAAGAAGGAGATCCAGTGGAAGGCCGAGCTCGCCGAGAAGATCGCGGCGCAGGCCCGCGCCGAGGCCGACAAGCTGGCCTGA